The following are encoded in a window of Kogia breviceps isolate mKogBre1 chromosome 10, mKogBre1 haplotype 1, whole genome shotgun sequence genomic DNA:
- the RBM24 gene encoding RNA-binding protein 24, protein MHTTQKDTTYTKIFVGGLPYHTTDASLRKYFEVFGEIEEAVVITDRQTGKSRGYGFVTMADRAAAERACKDPNPIIDGRKANVNLAYLGAKPRIMQPGFAFGVQQLHPALIQRPFGIPAHYVYPQAFVQPGVVIPHVQPTAAAASTAPYIDYTGAAYAQYSAAAAAAAAAAAYDQYPYAASPAAAGYVTAGGYGYAVQQPITAAAPGTAAAAAAAAAAAAAFGQYQPQQLQTDRMQ, encoded by the exons ATGCACACGACCCAGAAGGACACGACGTACACCAAGATCTTCGTCGGGGGGCTGCCCTATCACACCACGGACGCCAGCCTGCGCAAGTACTTCGAGGTCTTCGGCGAGATCGAGGAGGCGGTGGTCATCACCGACCGGCAGACGGGCAAGTCCCGGGGCTATGGATTT GTCACCATGGCTGACCGGGCTGCTGCCGAAAGAGCCTGCAAGGACCCCAACCCCATCATTGATGGCCGGAAGGCCAATGTGAATCTGGCGTACTTGGGAGCAAAACCGAGGATCATGCAACCAG GTTTTGCCTTTGGTGTTCAACAGCTTCATCCAGCCCTTATACAAAGACCTTTTGG GATACCTGCCCACTATGTCTATCCGCAGGCTTTTGTGCAGCCTGGAGTGGTCATACCGCACGTGCAGCCGACCGCAGCGGCCGCCTCCACCGCACCTTACATTGACTACACGGGAGCCGCGTACGCACAGTACTCGgcggccgccgctgccgccgccgccgccgccgcctacGACCAGTACCCATACGCAGCCTCCCCGGCTGCCGCGGGCTACGTCACGGCCGGGGGCTACGGCTACGCGGTGCAGCAGCCAATCACCGCCGCCGCACCTGGgaccgcagccgccgccgccgccgcagctgccgccgccgctgccttTGGCCAGTATCAGCCTCAGCAGCTGCAAACAGACCGGATGCAATAG